The following proteins are co-located in the Microbacterium sp. Clip185 genome:
- a CDS encoding DUF3054 domain-containing protein, with translation MLSRARRRILFAVLADLLLVVVFCAIGRASHDESPLGGLLATAWPFVVALAVGWGVSLGWRRPFAVVRTGVPVWAVTVAGGMLLRMLVGQGAAPAFIVVAAVTLAVLLVGWRALWVGLTRRRAASAIDG, from the coding sequence GTGCTCAGTCGTGCCCGTCGACGCATCCTGTTCGCCGTCCTTGCAGACCTTCTGCTGGTCGTCGTCTTCTGCGCGATCGGTCGCGCGAGTCACGACGAGTCGCCGCTCGGAGGCCTTCTGGCCACGGCATGGCCGTTCGTCGTCGCACTCGCCGTCGGCTGGGGTGTCTCGCTCGGTTGGCGACGACCTTTCGCGGTGGTGCGCACAGGGGTGCCTGTGTGGGCCGTGACCGTCGCCGGGGGCATGTTGTTGCGGATGCTGGTCGGTCAGGGCGCAGCCCCCGCGTTCATCGTGGTGGCGGCGGTCACCCTTGCAGTACTTCTGGTCGGTTGGCGCGCGCTGTGGGTGGGGCTCACGCGCCGGCGTGCGGCGTCGGCCATCGACGGATGA
- a CDS encoding FBP domain-containing protein, with the protein MIPLDDARIRASFVNASLRERRAVPLPPAPESLSRDGLDYLGWRDPKQPKLGYVVAEVDGTPVGVILREADTRPRSRAQCAWCNDVELPNDVVLFVARRAGDAGRRGNTVGTLLCAGFECSRNVRRLPPSAYLGFDREAARDRRIDALRDNVTAFLRDVRGTG; encoded by the coding sequence ATGATTCCGTTGGACGATGCCCGCATCCGGGCCAGTTTCGTCAATGCATCCCTGCGTGAACGCAGGGCCGTTCCGCTTCCGCCTGCTCCCGAGTCGCTGTCGCGGGACGGCCTCGACTACCTGGGCTGGCGCGATCCCAAGCAGCCCAAGCTCGGCTACGTGGTGGCCGAGGTGGATGGCACGCCCGTCGGGGTGATCCTACGAGAAGCCGATACCCGTCCGCGCTCGCGCGCGCAATGCGCCTGGTGCAACGACGTCGAGCTGCCGAACGACGTCGTGCTGTTCGTCGCACGTCGCGCCGGCGATGCCGGCCGACGCGGTAACACGGTGGGCACCCTCCTGTGCGCAGGCTTCGAGTGTTCGCGCAATGTACGCCGCCTGCCGCCCTCCGCGTACCTCGGCTTCGACCGCGAAGCGGCACGCGACAGGCGCATCGACGCTCTCCGCGACAATGTCACCGCGTTCCTGCGCGACGTGCGGGGCACCGGCTGA
- a CDS encoding sensor histidine kinase, which yields MSTNDIGDTYPVAEHVVDSRRILRRIRAFGRHFALPPFLDTGRARTTATLQLSLAAVVLVYVVIAVPWGYAGDLGLFWLGAIVVLGAGGVALLVPWARVSAWWIIAVPIIDLLGIALLRQSLPTGGFGVLFFIPAIWLAIYFGIGGYLVGIIVAPTILVTTAIVDPRQDIGYVTFSLPLMIVVVATISLALGRQMTAQRLLFTRQTRTMARTLRRAQKQEELLAEVLDTIDFGVIRLAADGSTTLSNEAHARLQRAARSAEAGSAGGHAAFAADGVTPVERSDTPFARAARGEVFDNQIVWFGGDGPRRRALSVTARRTRAVDGSDNGAVIVSRDVTAELTALRARDSLVSSVSHELRTPLTSIIGYLELAVDDPEVPERARGYLDVAERNVSRLLEIVSDILTASSTSEMSADLTISQQDVDIADVVRASGESWAPAAAERAIAIDMAGVRAAPAYADPLRMRQVIDNLVSNAVKYNRDGGRVTLSTSSDGITTLITVTDTGVGVSEGDVGRLFERFFRVADTSTGTGLGLSISRELVRAHGGDIVVTSTAGVGSTFSVQLPASAEALDDPDAIVTITGTGASRREGDQAT from the coding sequence ATGAGCACCAACGACATCGGCGACACGTACCCCGTCGCCGAGCATGTCGTCGACTCCCGGCGCATCCTGCGCCGCATCCGCGCGTTCGGTCGTCATTTCGCGTTGCCGCCCTTCCTGGACACCGGTCGGGCGCGGACGACCGCGACTCTGCAGCTGAGTCTCGCCGCGGTCGTGCTCGTCTACGTCGTCATCGCCGTGCCGTGGGGCTACGCCGGCGATCTCGGCCTGTTCTGGTTGGGGGCGATCGTCGTGCTCGGGGCCGGCGGCGTCGCGCTGCTGGTGCCGTGGGCGAGGGTGTCCGCGTGGTGGATCATCGCCGTCCCGATCATCGACCTGCTGGGCATCGCTCTGCTGCGCCAGTCGCTGCCCACCGGCGGGTTCGGTGTCCTGTTCTTCATCCCCGCTATCTGGCTCGCGATCTACTTCGGCATCGGCGGCTACCTGGTCGGGATCATCGTCGCTCCCACCATCCTGGTGACGACCGCGATCGTCGATCCGCGCCAGGACATCGGATACGTGACCTTCAGCCTTCCGCTGATGATCGTCGTCGTCGCCACCATCAGCCTGGCCCTCGGGCGTCAGATGACGGCGCAGCGGCTGCTCTTCACCCGTCAGACCCGCACGATGGCTCGCACGCTGCGTCGCGCGCAGAAGCAGGAGGAGCTGTTGGCCGAGGTCTTGGACACCATCGACTTCGGCGTCATCCGTCTCGCCGCCGACGGCTCCACGACGCTGTCGAACGAGGCGCACGCCCGGCTGCAGCGCGCCGCACGTTCGGCCGAGGCCGGCTCGGCCGGCGGGCACGCGGCCTTCGCGGCCGACGGGGTCACGCCCGTGGAACGGAGCGACACGCCCTTCGCGCGGGCGGCGCGCGGAGAGGTGTTCGACAATCAGATCGTGTGGTTCGGGGGAGACGGACCGCGCCGGCGTGCCCTCAGCGTGACGGCGCGGCGCACAAGGGCCGTGGACGGTTCCGACAACGGCGCGGTGATCGTCTCGCGGGACGTGACAGCAGAGCTCACTGCGTTGCGCGCGAGGGACTCGCTGGTCTCGTCGGTCTCGCATGAGCTGCGCACGCCGCTCACCTCGATCATCGGCTATCTCGAGCTCGCGGTCGACGACCCGGAGGTACCCGAACGCGCGCGCGGCTACCTCGATGTCGCCGAGCGGAATGTCTCGCGTCTGCTGGAGATCGTCTCCGACATCCTGACGGCGTCGAGCACGTCGGAGATGTCGGCTGACCTGACCATCTCGCAACAGGATGTGGACATCGCAGACGTGGTGCGCGCGAGCGGCGAGTCCTGGGCCCCCGCAGCGGCGGAGCGGGCGATCGCGATCGACATGGCGGGCGTGCGCGCGGCGCCGGCGTACGCCGATCCGCTCCGGATGCGGCAGGTGATCGACAACCTCGTCAGCAACGCGGTGAAGTACAACCGCGACGGCGGGCGTGTCACGCTCAGCACGAGCTCGGACGGCATCACGACCCTCATCACGGTGACCGACACCGGCGTTGGCGTCTCGGAGGGCGACGTCGGCAGGCTCTTCGAACGCTTCTTCCGGGTCGCCGACACGTCGACGGGGACCGGTCTGGGGCTTTCGATCAGCCGGGAGCTCGTGCGCGCACACGGCGGCGACATCGTCGTCACCAGTACGGCCGGCGTCGGATCGACCTTCAGCGTGCAGCTCCCGGCGAGCGCGGAGGCACTGGACGATCCGGATGCCATCGTCACGATCACCGGAACGGGCGCCTCGCGCCGTGAAGGGGACCAGGCCACATGA
- a CDS encoding isocitrate lyase/PEP mutase family protein, producing the protein MTSDASSLTIAERAARLRELHAASEILRVVNVWDVVSARAVLALPETRALATAGHSLAASFGYEDGTIPLETTLDMVSRIVRVAGDVPVSADLDDGYEHPGDTVRRAIGVGVVGANVEDRLRPIDEAIARVAAITAAADAEGVPFALNARTDAFVRAGGRPVEESIADAIERGRAYLDVGADVVFVPGILDADVTRRLVEGIGERRVSVIGLPGALTAAEYEALGVARISYGPTTQRVALTAFQDVAKDLYADGSIPASTRALN; encoded by the coding sequence ATGACCTCCGATGCATCGTCCTTGACCATCGCCGAGCGCGCGGCGCGGCTGCGCGAACTGCACGCCGCTTCCGAGATCCTGCGCGTGGTCAACGTGTGGGACGTCGTCTCGGCGCGAGCCGTCCTGGCCTTGCCCGAGACCCGTGCGCTCGCCACGGCGGGTCATTCCCTCGCCGCGAGCTTCGGCTACGAAGACGGCACGATCCCACTGGAGACGACGCTCGACATGGTCTCGCGCATCGTTCGCGTCGCGGGTGATGTGCCCGTCAGCGCCGACCTCGATGACGGCTACGAGCATCCGGGAGACACCGTCCGTCGCGCGATCGGGGTGGGAGTGGTCGGGGCGAATGTCGAAGACCGGTTGCGGCCGATCGACGAAGCAATCGCACGGGTGGCCGCGATCACCGCAGCGGCGGATGCGGAGGGGGTGCCGTTCGCTCTCAACGCCCGCACCGATGCCTTCGTGCGGGCGGGCGGGCGCCCGGTCGAGGAGTCCATCGCGGACGCGATCGAGCGGGGACGCGCGTACCTCGACGTCGGCGCCGACGTCGTCTTCGTCCCCGGCATCCTGGATGCCGACGTCACGCGCCGCCTCGTCGAAGGGATCGGAGAACGCAGAGTGAGCGTCATCGGGCTTCCCGGCGCCCTGACGGCGGCGGAGTACGAGGCGCTCGGCGTGGCACGCATCTCGTACGGACCCACCACTCAACGCGTCGCGCTCACCGCTTTCCAGGATGTCGCCAAGGACCTCTACGCCGACGGCTCCATCCCCGCCTCGACTCGTGCGCTGAACTGA
- a CDS encoding ATP-binding protein: MHSDAAPVRGRGVRGFLHASVAGSRASRAFAARGRTAVLNQLILCALVLVVATVGIFSHSLRNESLFLVGVVLVFAVGAATLAVPWTRFPRWLVYVLPLADIAAIAVMRVAEPMSGLGLVWVFPAMWLATLGAIGYVVQFVVITATYAVIVVTAGTTVWGYTTFLLPVAVLAVATTTFISSRRQRAQAHLLDKQAALLSGALQRAQRQEELVIDVLDAVDFGVLRIAPDGTVSVVNEALGRFQNTIPGFGARSREIENAYRADGVTPLPRAERPLFRALEGEVFENQVVWFGHPDERRHAMSITVRRMHDAEGADAGAVLIARDVTPEMTALRARDRLVASVSHELRTPLTSVLGYLDLAMDTLDDPEQARRSLEIAARNGERLLEIVADILAASSSSRLSVDMTISPEPVDVAELVAATAEAWRPRAAERALTIDTAGIEPAGAFADPLRLRQVLDNLVSNAVKYNRDGGAIFLGCTTDGSSTWILVRDTGTGIAEADLERLFERYFRARTDVEGTGLGLSISRDIIRAHGGDITVRTSRGLGSTFMVQLPVDERSEASVVAPDGQTRSSR; encoded by the coding sequence ATGCACAGCGATGCTGCTCCCGTTCGGGGGAGAGGCGTACGCGGATTCCTGCACGCGAGCGTCGCCGGATCACGCGCTTCCCGTGCGTTCGCGGCGCGGGGGCGCACCGCTGTCCTGAACCAGCTCATCCTCTGCGCGCTGGTTCTGGTGGTGGCCACCGTGGGGATCTTCTCCCACAGCCTGCGCAACGAGAGCCTGTTCCTCGTCGGGGTCGTGCTCGTCTTCGCCGTGGGAGCGGCGACGCTCGCGGTTCCCTGGACCCGCTTTCCTCGCTGGCTGGTCTACGTGCTGCCCCTGGCCGATATCGCGGCCATCGCCGTCATGCGTGTCGCCGAGCCCATGAGCGGGCTCGGCCTGGTCTGGGTGTTCCCGGCGATGTGGCTGGCGACCCTGGGCGCGATCGGGTACGTCGTGCAGTTCGTCGTCATCACGGCCACCTACGCGGTGATCGTCGTGACAGCCGGAACGACCGTGTGGGGATACACCACGTTCCTGCTGCCCGTCGCCGTCCTCGCGGTCGCGACGACCACGTTCATCTCGTCTCGTCGCCAGCGCGCGCAGGCGCACCTGCTGGACAAGCAGGCGGCGTTGCTCAGCGGTGCGCTGCAGCGCGCGCAGCGTCAGGAGGAGCTCGTCATCGACGTGCTCGACGCCGTCGACTTCGGGGTGCTGCGCATCGCACCGGACGGAACGGTGTCGGTGGTCAACGAGGCGCTGGGGCGGTTCCAGAACACGATCCCCGGCTTCGGGGCGCGCAGTCGGGAGATCGAGAACGCGTACCGTGCCGACGGCGTGACGCCGTTGCCCCGCGCGGAACGGCCGTTGTTCCGGGCGCTGGAAGGCGAGGTGTTCGAGAACCAGGTGGTGTGGTTCGGTCATCCCGATGAACGACGCCATGCGATGAGCATCACCGTGCGCCGGATGCACGATGCCGAGGGTGCGGATGCGGGCGCCGTGCTCATCGCACGGGATGTGACCCCGGAGATGACGGCGCTGCGCGCTCGCGACCGCCTCGTCGCGTCCGTCTCGCACGAGCTGCGTACGCCGTTGACCTCGGTACTGGGGTATCTCGACCTCGCGATGGATACGCTCGATGACCCCGAGCAGGCGCGCCGCTCACTGGAGATCGCGGCGCGCAACGGCGAGCGGCTCCTGGAGATCGTCGCCGACATCCTCGCCGCATCCAGCTCATCGCGACTCTCGGTCGATATGACCATCTCGCCCGAGCCCGTCGACGTCGCTGAACTGGTGGCGGCGACCGCGGAAGCCTGGCGTCCTCGGGCGGCCGAGAGGGCACTGACGATCGATACCGCCGGGATCGAGCCCGCCGGTGCATTCGCCGATCCGCTGCGGCTGAGGCAGGTCTTGGACAACCTCGTCAGCAATGCCGTGAAGTACAACCGCGACGGCGGCGCGATCTTCCTGGGCTGCACCACCGACGGGAGTTCGACGTGGATCCTCGTCCGAGACACCGGTACCGGCATCGCCGAGGCCGATCTGGAACGGTTGTTCGAGCGCTACTTCCGCGCTCGGACGGATGTGGAGGGGACGGGACTGGGGCTCTCGATCAGCCGCGACATCATTCGCGCCCACGGGGGAGACATCACGGTACGAACCAGCCGGGGACTGGGGTCGACGTTCATGGTGCAGCTTCCGGTCGACGAACGTTCGGAGGCTTCGGTCGTCGCGCCGGACGGACAGACGAGGAGCTCGCGATGA
- a CDS encoding GNAT family N-acetyltransferase, producing the protein MPLPLDLPGGAQLRAARPGDESAILARIHDLARYENEPDAVVNTEDALTEALFGAEPRVYAHVVERAGDIVGIAIWFLTYSTWTGRHGIWLEDLFVADSERGAGLGRALIRSLASLCVDRGYTRLEWTVLDWNESAIAFYRSLGAAPMDEWTTQRLAGQALRRLGEG; encoded by the coding sequence ATGCCTCTGCCTCTGGACCTGCCCGGCGGCGCGCAGTTGCGCGCCGCGCGCCCGGGTGACGAATCCGCGATCCTCGCCCGCATCCACGATCTCGCGCGGTACGAGAACGAACCGGATGCGGTCGTGAACACCGAGGACGCGCTCACAGAAGCGCTCTTCGGAGCCGAGCCACGGGTGTACGCGCATGTCGTGGAACGTGCCGGCGACATCGTGGGAATCGCGATCTGGTTCCTCACCTACTCCACCTGGACGGGGCGGCACGGCATCTGGCTGGAAGACCTCTTCGTGGCCGATTCGGAGCGCGGGGCCGGACTCGGCCGCGCGTTGATCCGTTCGCTGGCATCGCTGTGCGTCGATCGTGGGTACACGCGTCTGGAATGGACGGTGTTGGACTGGAACGAGTCGGCGATCGCGTTCTACCGCTCTCTGGGCGCTGCGCCGATGGACGAGTGGACGACGCAGCGCCTCGCAGGCCAGGCGCTGCGTCGTCTCGGCGAGGGCTGA
- a CDS encoding MFS transporter, producing the protein MTAERREGVHDASVVPSRPGVVLAALVLAALVCNLNLAAANIALPEIGDDFAAGQTGLNLVALGCPLGLAMSVLYLGALADRYGRKQMLLLGLALTVVASFAAAAAPSLEWLIAARVFTGVAAGMAYPTTLSLITALWSSGPARTGAIALWSSVSAMSGVLGAVAAGLVLEVFHWQAAFLLAAPIAAVGFVLVLAVVPAHIRESTEPVDHIGGLLSVLGVAALVVGVGIIAAPGQRTAGGVSLILAVAVLGCFVWRQRTIASPVYDLAIARRRMFWVPAVAGMVVFGSLMGAMFVGQQFLQNILGYDTLEAGLAVVPAAAGLLIAAPVSARMVTTRGSRTTMLIGYAFVFAGFLTTLLWREHTPYWLIGVGFFTIGVGAGFAMTPASRALTDATPVRRVGMASATSDLQRDLGGSIMQALLGAILASGFADAFGRAIAASPSASQVSTEVQTALQASFGSALHVAQQYPQYRADIVAAATQSLVDGALWSYAVGAVAIVSGAVVVRVLLPSRTGEHALIAEYAAADALDRPSS; encoded by the coding sequence ATGACGGCGGAGCGCCGCGAGGGCGTCCATGACGCGAGCGTGGTGCCGTCGCGCCCGGGGGTGGTGCTCGCCGCGTTGGTACTCGCGGCGCTGGTGTGCAACCTCAACCTCGCCGCGGCCAACATCGCACTGCCGGAGATCGGCGACGACTTCGCGGCCGGCCAGACCGGCCTGAACCTCGTCGCGCTCGGGTGCCCCCTCGGCCTCGCGATGTCCGTGCTGTACCTCGGTGCACTCGCAGACCGCTACGGGCGTAAGCAGATGCTGCTGCTGGGGCTCGCGCTGACCGTCGTGGCCAGCTTCGCGGCCGCGGCGGCCCCGTCGCTCGAGTGGCTCATCGCCGCCCGCGTCTTCACCGGCGTGGCCGCCGGCATGGCCTACCCGACGACGTTGTCGTTGATCACGGCCCTGTGGTCGAGTGGCCCCGCGCGGACGGGCGCGATCGCGCTGTGGTCCAGCGTCAGCGCGATGTCGGGCGTGCTCGGTGCGGTGGCGGCCGGGCTGGTGCTGGAGGTGTTCCATTGGCAGGCGGCGTTCTTGCTGGCCGCTCCCATCGCCGCGGTCGGCTTCGTCCTGGTCCTCGCGGTGGTGCCCGCCCACATCCGGGAGTCCACAGAACCCGTCGATCACATCGGGGGCCTCCTGTCGGTGCTCGGGGTGGCCGCACTCGTGGTCGGCGTCGGGATCATCGCCGCACCCGGGCAGCGCACGGCGGGCGGCGTCAGTCTGATTCTCGCCGTGGCGGTGCTCGGCTGCTTCGTGTGGCGCCAGCGGACCATCGCATCGCCCGTGTACGACCTCGCGATCGCCCGACGGCGGATGTTCTGGGTGCCCGCGGTCGCAGGCATGGTGGTCTTCGGATCATTGATGGGCGCGATGTTCGTCGGCCAGCAGTTCTTGCAGAACATCCTCGGCTACGACACGCTCGAGGCGGGCCTGGCGGTCGTGCCGGCCGCGGCAGGACTCCTCATCGCGGCGCCGGTGTCGGCGCGGATGGTCACGACGCGCGGCTCCCGGACCACCATGCTGATCGGCTACGCCTTCGTGTTCGCAGGCTTCCTGACCACGCTGTTGTGGCGCGAGCACACGCCCTACTGGCTCATCGGGGTGGGCTTCTTCACGATCGGGGTCGGTGCCGGGTTCGCGATGACGCCGGCGTCGCGGGCACTCACCGACGCGACGCCGGTGCGACGCGTGGGCATGGCATCCGCGACCTCCGATCTCCAGCGCGATCTCGGCGGATCGATCATGCAGGCGCTGCTGGGCGCCATTCTGGCGAGCGGTTTCGCGGACGCGTTCGGCAGGGCCATCGCCGCCTCGCCCTCGGCGTCGCAGGTGTCCACGGAGGTTCAGACCGCTCTGCAGGCGTCCTTCGGCTCCGCCCTGCACGTCGCGCAGCAGTACCCGCAGTACCGCGCCGATATCGTGGCCGCCGCGACGCAGAGCCTCGTCGACGGCGCCCTGTGGTCCTATGCGGTCGGCGCGGTCGCCATCGTCTCCGGCGCCGTCGTCGTGCGTGTGCTCCTGCCCTCGCGCACCGGAGAGCATGCGCTGATCGCTGAGTACGCCGCAGCGGACGCGCTCGATCGCCCATCCTCGTAG
- a CDS encoding NUDIX hydrolase has product MSGAGGARAELAELARNAEDFRLVELPAPAPTDRAAAVLMLFGVLDALPATRGAADVVSADLDVLLLSRAATLRAHPGQVAFPGGRLEAGDDGPVAAALREAREETGLDPAGVEVLGVLPAVPLAFSQHVVTPVLAWWQRPSAVGVVDVAESAAVFRAPVADLLDPSRRGVTVVRRDGREWRGPAFLVDDVSGEFLVWGFTALLLDAVFDRLGWTEPWDRTREFALPV; this is encoded by the coding sequence GTGAGCGGGGCAGGAGGGGCGCGCGCCGAGCTGGCAGAGCTGGCGCGCAACGCGGAGGACTTCCGGTTGGTGGAGCTTCCGGCGCCTGCGCCGACCGATCGCGCAGCGGCGGTGCTCATGCTGTTCGGCGTGCTCGACGCGCTCCCCGCAACGCGCGGAGCGGCGGATGTGGTCTCCGCCGACCTCGACGTGCTGCTGCTCTCGCGCGCGGCGACCCTGCGTGCGCATCCCGGTCAGGTCGCCTTCCCCGGCGGTCGCCTCGAAGCGGGTGACGACGGTCCGGTGGCGGCGGCCCTGCGCGAGGCGCGGGAGGAGACCGGCCTGGACCCGGCCGGCGTCGAGGTTCTGGGAGTACTGCCCGCCGTTCCGCTCGCGTTCTCGCAACACGTCGTCACTCCCGTCCTGGCCTGGTGGCAGAGGCCTTCGGCAGTGGGCGTGGTGGATGTCGCGGAGTCGGCGGCGGTGTTCCGTGCCCCGGTCGCGGATCTGCTCGACCCGTCTCGCCGCGGCGTCACCGTCGTCCGGCGCGATGGACGCGAATGGCGCGGACCGGCCTTTCTCGTGGACGATGTCTCGGGGGAGTTCCTGGTCTGGGGCTTCACCGCGCTGCTTCTGGACGCCGTCTTCGACCGTCTCGGCTGGACGGAGCCGTGGGATCGGACGCGGGAGTTCGCCCTGCCGGTGTGA
- the deoC gene encoding deoxyribose-phosphate aldolase has translation MTENIARYVDHTLLKPEATTADVAATIAEAAALGAYSVCLSPSVLPVDLPDGLKLAVVVGFPSGKHHSQIKAAEAALAASEGADEIDMVIDVGAAIEGRYDAVESDIRAVREAAPSPVVLKVIIESAALSDEAIVAVSQAAERAGADFVKTSTGFHPSGGASVHAVELMKQTVGDRLEVKASGGIRTREDAEAMIAAGATRLGLSSTRAVVEGSPASGTY, from the coding sequence ATGACCGAGAACATCGCGCGATACGTCGACCACACGCTGCTCAAGCCCGAAGCCACGACGGCGGATGTCGCGGCGACGATCGCGGAGGCCGCGGCGCTGGGCGCCTACAGCGTGTGCCTGTCTCCCTCGGTCCTGCCCGTGGATCTCCCGGACGGCCTGAAGCTCGCCGTGGTCGTGGGCTTCCCCAGCGGCAAGCACCACTCGCAGATCAAGGCGGCCGAGGCGGCGTTGGCCGCATCCGAAGGAGCCGACGAGATCGACATGGTGATCGATGTGGGCGCGGCGATCGAAGGTCGCTATGACGCGGTCGAGTCCGACATCCGCGCGGTGCGCGAGGCAGCGCCGTCGCCCGTGGTGCTCAAGGTCATCATCGAGTCGGCAGCGCTGAGCGATGAGGCCATCGTGGCGGTCTCGCAGGCGGCAGAGCGGGCGGGGGCGGACTTCGTCAAGACGTCCACGGGATTCCATCCCTCGGGCGGCGCGAGCGTGCACGCGGTGGAGCTCATGAAGCAGACGGTCGGCGACCGCCTCGAGGTGAAGGCATCGGGTGGCATCCGCACCCGGGAGGACGCCGAGGCGATGATCGCCGCCGGCGCCACGCGCCTCGGTCTCTCGAGCACGCGTGCCGTGGTCGAAGGCAGCCCGGCATCGGGCACGTACTGA
- the rpsA gene encoding 30S ribosomal protein S1 — MTTATTAPTTKQVAINDIGSAEDFLAAVEKTLKFFNDGDLIEGTVVKIDRDEVLLDVGYKTEGVIPSRELSIKHDVDPNEVVNVGDHVEALVLQKEDKEGRLILSKKRAQYERAWGDVEKIKENDGVVTGQVIEVVKGGLIVDIGLRGFLPASLIELRRVRDLTPYLGQELEAKILELDKNRNNVVLSRRALLEQTQSESRSNFLNNLHKGQVRKGTVSSIVNFGAFVDLGGVDGLVHVSELSWKHIEHASEVVEVGQEVTVEILEVDLDRERVSLSLKATQEDPWQVFARTHAIGQVTPGKVTKLVPFGAFVRVADGIEGLVHISELSGKHVELAEQVVSVGEEVFVKVIDIDLERRRISLSLKQANESVDPYGTEFDPALYGMVTEYDENGEYKYPEGFDPETNAWKEGFDAQREAWEQEYAAAQGRWEAHKAAVIKAQEAEANNVGTVEASGSSSYSSESGPAGTLADDEALAALREKLSGR; from the coding sequence ATGACTACCGCAACGACCGCCCCGACCACCAAGCAGGTCGCGATCAACGACATCGGATCTGCCGAGGACTTCCTGGCCGCGGTCGAGAAGACCCTGAAGTTCTTCAACGACGGCGACCTCATCGAGGGCACCGTCGTGAAGATCGACCGCGACGAGGTCCTCCTCGACGTCGGGTACAAGACCGAGGGCGTCATCCCCTCGCGCGAGCTCTCCATCAAGCACGACGTGGACCCCAACGAGGTCGTCAACGTCGGCGACCACGTCGAGGCTCTTGTTCTCCAGAAGGAGGACAAGGAAGGTCGCCTCATCCTGTCCAAGAAGCGCGCGCAGTACGAGCGCGCGTGGGGCGACGTGGAGAAGATCAAGGAGAACGACGGCGTCGTCACCGGCCAGGTGATCGAGGTCGTCAAGGGTGGCCTCATCGTCGACATCGGCCTGCGTGGCTTCCTGCCCGCATCGCTCATCGAGCTGCGCCGCGTCCGCGACCTCACCCCGTACCTCGGCCAGGAGCTCGAGGCGAAGATCCTCGAACTCGACAAGAACCGCAACAACGTGGTTCTGTCGCGCCGCGCGCTGCTCGAGCAGACGCAGTCGGAGTCGCGCTCCAACTTCCTCAACAACCTGCACAAGGGTCAGGTCCGCAAGGGCACGGTCTCGTCGATCGTCAACTTCGGTGCCTTCGTCGACCTGGGCGGCGTGGACGGCCTCGTGCACGTCTCCGAGCTGTCCTGGAAGCACATCGAGCACGCCTCCGAGGTCGTCGAGGTGGGCCAGGAGGTCACGGTCGAGATCCTCGAGGTCGACCTCGACCGCGAGCGTGTCTCGCTGTCGCTGAAGGCGACCCAGGAGGACCCGTGGCAGGTCTTCGCGCGTACCCACGCCATCGGCCAGGTCACGCCCGGTAAGGTCACCAAGCTCGTCCCGTTCGGTGCGTTCGTGCGCGTCGCGGACGGCATCGAGGGCCTCGTGCACATCTCCGAGCTGTCGGGTAAGCACGTCGAGCTGGCCGAGCAGGTCGTCTCGGTGGGCGAAGAGGTCTTCGTCAAGGTCATCGACATCGACCTCGAGCGTCGTCGCATCTCGCTCTCGCTCAAGCAGGCGAACGAGTCGGTCGACCCCTACGGCACCGAGTTCGACCCGGCCCTCTACGGCATGGTGACGGAGTACGACGAGAACGGCGAGTACAAGTACCCCGAGGGCTTCGATCCCGAGACCAACGCCTGGAAGGAAGGCTTCGACGCACAGCGCGAGGCCTGGGAGCAGGAGTACGCCGCTGCTCAGGGCCGCTGGGAAGCTCACAAGGCTGCCGTCATCAAGGCCCAGGAGGCGGAGGCCAACAACGTCGGCACCGTCGAGGCCAGCGGCTCGTCCTCCTACTCGAGCGAGTCGGGCCCCGCGGGCACCCTCGCCGACGACGAGGCTCTCGCGGCTCTGCGCGAGAAGCTGTCGGGTCGTTGA